The uncultured Methanobrevibacter sp. sequence TAAATATAACTATTCCTGGAGAATACTGTTTAAGAGTAAGATAGAGGGTTTTTCGTGTTAAGATTAGATGCAGAATTAAATAAAGATATAATAATTGAGCTTAAAAAACCATTAGGTAAATTATATCCTGACTTTGAAGATGCTATTGATGAGATTAAATCTTCCGAGTTTTTAATTTCTGTTGGTGATGCAACTTTTGAAAATCTTACAAAAAATGAAATATACCCGAATATTGGTATAATTGATAATCTTATTCAAAGAAAAAATCATACTCATGAAATTATACGTGCAAATCACATTTTAAAAGCTGACAATCCGGCAGGATATATAACTGATGATCTATGGGAAACCATAGGCCAGGCTCTTGAATTATCTGACAATGGCGAATGTTATGTAATTGAAGTAGCGGGGGAAGAAGATCTTGCAGTTCTTCCTTGCATCATCATGGCAAATCCTGAAACTGTTATCTTGTACGGTCAACCGAATGAAGGATTAGTGCTTTTAAAAGCTGGTGATTTAGTAAATAAAGCTCAAAAGCTTATTAACGGATTTATTGAAGAATAAATTGAATAGAGGTTTAATCATGGAAATCGAATTTATTGAAGAAAAAGAAAATAAATTATTTAACAGAAAAGAAATTAAATTTTATGTTGATTATGAAGGAGAAGCAACTCCTAAAGCTTTAGATATTAAATCTAAATTAGTTGCTTTATTAAATACTAAAAAAGAATTACTCGTAGTCGACAACGTACAACCACACTACGGTGAACCTAAAGCATTAGGTTATGCTAAAGTCTATGAAACAGTCGATGATTTAAAATACATCGAAACTGAACATGTTATAGCTAAAAACGCAGAACCTGAAGAAGAACCTGCTGAAGAAGAAGCAGATGAAGAATAGGTGATTTTAATGGTAAGAAAATCTGATTTATATGAAGTAGATGGCGACAAAATTGTTAGAAAAAATCAAATTTGTCCTCGTTGTGGTGAAGGTGTATTCATGGCTGACCATGGTGACAGAGTTGCTTGTGGTAAATGTGGATACACTGAAATGAAAAAATAAGATTGTTTAAATCTTTTTTCTTTTTTTTATTATTTTTAATTTTTAACTGATTTTTTTAGAAGGGATTTTTTTGGATAATATTAGAAATGGTCGTTTTAAAACTGGAATGACTGATGAAGCAGCCGAGTATACTTCATCACTTGAAGCAGACATGCTTCTTTTTGAAGCTGACATCAAAACTAATTTTGCACATACTTCAATGTTAAAGCATGAAGGAATTATCGATGAAGAAATTGCTGATAATATTTTATGTGCTCTCGATAATCTAAAAGAAGAAGGTTATGAAGCTTTAGTATTCGATCCTTCAGTTGAAGATGTGCATATGGCAATAGAAAATTATGTAACTTCTAAAATTGGTCCTCAGGCCGGTTTTATGCACACTGCCAAATCTAGAAATGATCAGGTTGCATGTGATGTCAGACTGGTTCTTCGTGGAATGATTGAAGAGATGCA is a genomic window containing:
- a CDS encoding 30S ribosomal protein S27ae, with the translated sequence MVRKSDLYEVDGDKIVRKNQICPRCGEGVFMADHGDRVACGKCGYTEMKK
- a CDS encoding GTP-dependent dephospho-CoA kinase family protein; this translates as MLRLDAELNKDIIIELKKPLGKLYPDFEDAIDEIKSSEFLISVGDATFENLTKNEIYPNIGIIDNLIQRKNHTHEIIRANHILKADNPAGYITDDLWETIGQALELSDNGECYVIEVAGEEDLAVLPCIIMANPETVILYGQPNEGLVLLKAGDLVNKAQKLINGFIEE
- a CDS encoding 30S ribosomal protein S24e yields the protein MEIEFIEEKENKLFNRKEIKFYVDYEGEATPKALDIKSKLVALLNTKKELLVVDNVQPHYGEPKALGYAKVYETVDDLKYIETEHVIAKNAEPEEEPAEEEADEE